The DNA segment taatttgtattaaatatgAACTTAAGGATCATATCTACAAAATTAGACATAACCGAAGGACTAAATTGGtgaataaatttaaaggaagattaaaattaaaattagagacaACTAAAAggatcaaaaatataattttgcctaaaatataataataatataccctcaatttaaagagaaagaataataaaatgattgaataaataattaatttgctcTCTAAGTTAATAATTTAATGAGTTTAATGTCTATATCCTGattttatattgtaatttagtaataaattatcatttaaattaatttaaaataattattttaaaaatgaacaaatttatcatataattttttgtcttaGCCGGACTCTTTTACTCAATTATCATTGTTAAATGACAAATTTAAAaggtttttcaaattttgagaGATTCCTTCGCATATAATAGTTACCAATTATCATACATAATTTGATTGTCGAAAATTGTTGAtatgtaattttgttttttaactgctttaaatagtataattattttacagtTGTTGATAAGAATAGGAGCAAATAAAGTCTTGGCCCCTAGGGTGTAGCCCATGGCTTGTTTATAGCGCAACACAAACTGACATAATAAGCATCCCCCATGCTGAGGCCTGGACCAGACCAAAGCGTAAGCGTTGTTGTTTTTGTGGCAGCTAGCTGAGTGAGGCTCCTAGTAACACTAACAGCACCGGgccaagaacaagaacaagaggGTCAGATAGTGATGGATTGGACAACTGAGACACTTGTTTAGGCTCCATACCTGACATCTCTGTTCAAGATCCTCCCCCCATTTATCATCCAACCCTAGCTATCTCCTAGCCCACGAAGAAGCTGGAAATTTGTTTTCATACGGACCAAGCTAACCTCGCTGACAGAGACCATTCCAGGACGACTTTTTGAATGTTACAAGCAATTCAGCATCGTATTTATCAACACAAACAGCCTATGGCCTCGACTTAACATAGCTCTATTATTCACACGAAAGAAGAGCTTGTAAATTTGGACTTCAATTCTCAGCTATCACTCTACATGTTAAATCATTTTACAAGTTTCATGTTACGaacatatatatcataaaatttcTTGATCTATAAATATACTCTACTACGCTACTACCAATTCGGGCATGTGCAACGGTGCTTttcaattcctttttttttttttttcacattccATATATAACCGCAAGAGATACGTACCCAAAGCAAATATAATTCAACGTCCCACGCGGATTAGGTTTACCTCTTTGTAGCTAGGATACCATAGTGTGTGCTTGGAAAATCTCATTTCCCACGAACAAGGACCTATTTTACCCCTCCTTTTACCACCTTGAAAGACACAGTATTTCTATTCATTCCCtccgtttttttattttatttttgccacGAAGCACAGTTTTTTCCTTATGATTGCATTTAACTTTGGGCCCCTTGAAATTTCAATTCTGAATTGCCAAGGTACTAAGGTGCTCggataaaagatgaaaaaaaaaactgaaaaagcaTCATGATGCCATGGAATGTAATCATTTGTTCATCATTAAGTTCTGTCTTCTGCCATGTTTTTCATACAAAAGATATCATTTCATCCCCGTTCCTAGTCCGCTACTTAATTATTAGCGGCACAAACTAACCCACTACATTAAAACGACATCCAAAACCTTAAACACGACAATATCCATTTCCGAAAAGCCAAGCATATTGAAAATAGAGAAAGAGCGAGAAGAGAGACTTTATAGACTACTCCACTAGAATGGcatttacaactttttttttttttttttttttcttttcttctagtttctacCCTTGATAGTTATGATAAACTAGCGATCCCAACATGGGAGCATTGACTGGAGCAGTTTCTGGCTGTGATCTTGAAAAGCAAATgattaaaaatggaaaagaaggGTGTACATAAAAGGCACAATGCAAGACAAAAAGACATGATCGAGGAACCAAGCAATGAATCTCTCCCATTTTAGAGTGGGGCATACCCTTTCTTCCAATGCAGAAGGGGCCGCGCCGTCTGCTACCAGCTTGTCCCCATTCCCTTAGACTATCATGCCCCATCCTCTTTTGTTCTCTTCTCTCTAAATATGCCTctacatttattaataataaaattaaaacctaGCGTTTTCGAAGCCGTGCAAGTCGCTGACTCTATTCAAAGACTTCTTCATCATTGCCATCTTAGCCAGCTTCTCCGCGGCTCTCCAAGCCGAAGTCGGCGTAAGCGGCTCGCCGTTCTCGTCCAGCAGCGCCATGACCTCTCTCTCGGCCCCTCTTCTCCGCTGCTGTACCTGGACCTGCATCTGCTCATGCTGTCTCCTCCAGTGAAGCTCTGCCAGCTCAGCCTCCAAGCCGCGAACATACTCCTGAGCCGAAGCCGAATTAGACTGCATGAGAAGTACACGCGCCGAGGCAAGCAAATGATGAGCACTGGTGAAGTCAGGGCTATGCTCAAGGAGCCTCCTCGACTCTGCAATGGCTCGGGCGGTTATGAAGAGATTCCTTAGCCTCTCAATCCTTGTACCGGAACTCTGGGGCGGCGGCACCAGAAGACCCTGCTCCCTACCGTATACGATCTCCTGCGTGGCAGGGTCTTTATACAAACACCGTACCGTCATCACGTGGTTGTGGGCCCCAGTTCCTGACGATGCTGGAACTCTCAACTCAACCAATAGCTCCCTCTCTTCCTCGGCGTACAAATCCCCCATCCTCACCGCCCCTGAGCTCATCAGTGTTGGCCTTCCACTGCACGAGTAAATCGCACTTATCTCAACCGACTCAGATTCAAACCCTACTTGAATCCTCAAATCCTGAACCACCACGCTCAAAAGCCCACCCACGCACTTCGCAAACGCGTCCTCCCCCGGTTCCTGACTGTAACCGCTCTTCGCCCCGAACCCAAACGCGTGAATCGGAATCTCGATATGCGCGAACCGCGTCGACGAAACGTGGCTCGATGACTTCCTCTGATTATTATTACCTCTCTGATTTTGAACCTTTTCTTCTTGACCGTCTGATAAGAGCATGACGCTGGCCACCGGGTTTCTTTCTCTGCGATCTTCCAACACTCTGGTGGCTTTCCTCAACGCATCCCCTACGCTGGAGCCTTGACCTATCACTAGCCGGTCAACGATTCGACGAGCCACGCGCTGACCTTGGCTTGTCATTCTTCGCAAAGGTAAGAGCCGTTTGGAGGTGGCTGAGAAAGCCACGATGGAGAGCCTGTCAGCGGTGCCAAGCGATGAGATAACCAAACGCATCGCGCGCTTCAGCATGTGAAGCTTCCCGCCGGTCATGTTTCCACCTACGTCCAGCACGGTCACCAGATCTATTGGCGCGCGCTGCGACGGCGCCGCGCTGCTCCGCGAAGGAGGTGGTGGCGGCGGTGGAGCCTTCACTTTTAAGACCAAAGCGTAGGTCTCGTGTGCTCGTGAAACTGAGATGACAGCGCACTCCGGCATCAGTTTCACCTGAACTGTTCTGGAATCTCCGTCGCTGGTTTGCAACGAATCGGAGTAGGATTTGGAAGAGGATGAGTTCTTTGGATTGACGAAAAAGCCCTGGAACTCGCCGGGGTCTTCATCCTCGTCCTCGTCGGCTTCGGGAATGGGAATAATCCGGCCGTCGGAGGTGGGAGAGAGGAGTGGTTCATCGTCGTCGTAGGACCTGCTTGGATCGGAATGCTTTGCCGGTGGCTCCacgtggttgttgttgttgtaggcTTTGAAAACGGGGGAGGCATTATTATTCTCTGTTGGCTTTTTGTCGCTGGCAGCATTGGTGTAAGGACTTTCTGCGACCCTCTGGACGACGACGACGTTGTTTTGCGTGGCGGATTCTGGAGCGAGGTTCTTGTGCGCCGCAAGTAGAGGCACGTCTTTCCACGTGGCGTTGCATACGGGGCACACCAGGCTTCCATGCTTGCGTACATGCGCTGCGATGCACGGGAAATGAAACGCGTGACCACATTCCGCTGTGTAAATCGCCGTACCCTGTCCCGTCTTCACGCTGTTCAAGCAAATTCCGCAGCTACTCTGCTCAACCACAACAaacttaactaattaattattactccATGCatcagaattttattttattttaattaagaaagaaaCATAGCATACCCTGAATTTGAAGCTGTTCCTGAAGAGGGAGAGCTTGAGAGGGGAGCGAGGAGAAGTTGGATTTGAGACCGATAGCGTTTTTGGTGATTTCGCTGCTCTGGGGGTGGTATTCTTGCTATGAACTCTGGGACTCTCACTTACTGTAACTGTTTGAGAAACAGTTTCCGCTGTTGTTGTACAACGCAAGCGTGGGGTGGAAGGGTTGCTACCTCCGGAGAGAAAACCCAATCTGGCGCAGCTTCTT comes from the Glycine soja cultivar W05 chromosome 6, ASM419377v2, whole genome shotgun sequence genome and includes:
- the LOC114415210 gene encoding E3 ubiquitin-protein ligase WAV3-like, giving the protein MGTGWRRAFCTRDPASTISDKQPRSPSQSPSPSPRSCARLGFLSGGSNPSTPRLRCTTTAETVSQTVTVSESPRVHSKNTTPRAAKSPKTLSVSNPTSPRSPLKLSLFRNSFKFRSSCGICLNSVKTGQGTAIYTAECGHAFHFPCIAAHVRKHGSLVCPVCNATWKDVPLLAAHKNLAPESATQNNVVVVQRVAESPYTNAASDKKPTENNNASPVFKAYNNNNHVEPPAKHSDPSRSYDDDEPLLSPTSDGRIIPIPEADEDEDEDPGEFQGFFVNPKNSSSSKSYSDSLQTSDGDSRTVQVKLMPECAVISVSRAHETYALVLKVKAPPPPPPPSRSSAAPSQRAPIDLVTVLDVGGNMTGGKLHMLKRAMRLVISSLGTADRLSIVAFSATSKRLLPLRRMTSQGQRVARRIVDRLVIGQGSSVGDALRKATRVLEDRRERNPVASVMLLSDGQEEKVQNQRGNNNQRKSSSHVSSTRFAHIEIPIHAFGFGAKSGYSQEPGEDAFAKCVGGLLSVVVQDLRIQVGFESESVEISAIYSCSGRPTLMSSGAVRMGDLYAEEERELLVELRVPASSGTGAHNHVMTVRCLYKDPATQEIVYGREQGLLVPPPQSSGTRIERLRNLFITARAIAESRRLLEHSPDFTSAHHLLASARVLLMQSNSASAQEYVRGLEAELAELHWRRQHEQMQVQVQQRRRGAEREVMALLDENGEPLTPTSAWRAAEKLAKMAMMKKSLNRVSDLHGFENARF